A part of Calonectris borealis chromosome 30, bCalBor7.hap1.2, whole genome shotgun sequence genomic DNA contains:
- the SMARCD1 gene encoding SWI/SNF-related matrix-associated actin-dependent regulator of chromatin subfamily D member 1 has translation MAARAGFQSVTPSGGGGGAAAGAGALGPGTPGGPVRMGPAPGQGLYRSPLPGAAYPRPGMLPGSRLAPQGPSMGPPGYGGSPAVRPGMAQASLDQARKRPAPQQLQQVQPQAVPNRNHNAKKKKMADKILPQRIRELVPESQAYMDLLAFERKLDQTIMRKRLDIQEALKRPIKQKRKLRIFISNTFNPAKSDAEDGEGTVASWELRVEGRLLEDSALSKYDATKQKRKFSSFFKSLVIELDKDLYGPDNHLVEWHRTATTQETDGFQVKRPGDVNVRCTVLLMLDYQPPQFKLDPRLARLLGIHTQTRPVIIQALWQYIKTHKLQDPHEREYVICDKYLQQIFESQRMKFSEIPQRLHALLMPPEPIIINHVISVDPNDQKKTACYDIDVEVDDTLKTQMNSFLLSTASQQEIAALDNKIHETIETINQLKTQREFMLSFARDPQGFINDWLQSQCRDLKTMTDVVGNPEEERRAEFYFQPWAQEAVCRYFYSKVQQRRQELEQALGIRNT, from the exons ATGGCGGCGCGGGCGGGATTCCAGTCGGTGACTcccagcggcggcggcggtggggccgctgccggggccggcgCGCTCGGACCGGGCACGCCGGGCGGGCCGGTGCGGATGGGCCCGGCTCCGGGACAGGGCCTGTACCGCTCGCCGCTGCCGGGAGCCGcctacccg CGCCCTGGAATGTTACCGGGCAGCCGGCTGGCGCCGCAGGGCCCCTCCATGGGGCCGCCCGGTTACGGCGGGAGCCCGGCGGTGCGGCCCGGGATGGCGCAGGCCAGCCTGGACCAGGCCCGCAAGAGGCCGGCGCCGCAACAGCTCCAGCAGGTGCAACCGCAGGCCGTGCCCAACCGCAACCACAA CGCTAAAAAGAAGAAGATGGCTGACAAAATTCTACCTCAGAGG ATTCGTGAACTTGTACCCGAGTCTCAGGCCTATATGGACTTGCTGGCCTTTGAAAGGAAATTGGACCAGACGATCATGAGGAAACGCTTGGATATCCAGGAGGCTTTGAAGCGGCCCATTAAG CAAAAACGAAAGCTACGTATTTTTATCTCCAATACCTTCAATCCAGCCAAGTCGGATGCAGAGGATGGTGAAGGAACAGTCGCCTCCTGGGAGCTTCGGGTGGAAGGACGGCTGCTGGAAGAT TCTGCTTTGTCCAAATATGATGCCaccaagcagaaaagaaagttcTCATCCTTCTTTAAATCTCTGGTCATTGAACTTGATAAAGACCTGTATGGCCCTGACAATCACCTAGTAGAG TGGCACAGGACTGCTACAACTCAGGAGACAGATGGCTTCCAGGTGAAAAGGCCGGGAGATGTAAATGTGCGCTGTACTGTCCTTCTGATGCTGGATTACCAG CCTCCCCAGTTCAAATTGGATCCCCGCTTGGCTCGTCTCTTGGGGATTCACACTCAGACCCGTCCAGTGATCATCCAGGCATTGTGGCAATATATCAAGACCCACAAGCTGCAGGACCCCCACGAACGGGAGTATGTCATCTGTGACAAATACCTCCAGCAG ATCTTTGAATCTCAGCGGATGAAGTTCTCTGAAATCCCACAAAGACTTCATGCGTTGCTTATGCCCCCAGAACCGATCATCATTAATCATGTGATCAG TGTTGACCCAAATGACCAGAAGAAAACAGCTTGCTATGACATTGATGTGGAGGTGGATGATACCTTGAAAACTCAGATGAATTCCTTTCTGCTGTCCACAGCCAGTCAACAGGAAATTGCTGCTCTGGATAACAAG ATTCATGAAACAATAGAGACGATTAACCAGCTGAAGACCCAGCGTGAGTTCATGCTGAGCTTTGCCCGAGATCCTCAGGGCTTCATCAACGACTGGCTACAGTCCCAGTGCCGGGATTTAAAG ACAATGACTGATGTTGTTGGGAATCCTGAAGAGGAGCGTAGAGCTGAGTTCTACTTCCAGCCGTGGGCTCAGGAAGCCGTGTGCAGATACTTCTACTCCAAG GTGCAGCAAAGACGGCAGGAATTGGAGCAGGCCCTGGGAATCCGTAACACATAG